Proteins from one Dysgonomonas sp. HDW5A genomic window:
- the argS gene encoding arginine--tRNA ligase, whose protein sequence is MKVEQTILASIISAIKNLYNTEVDSSLVQLQKTRKEFKGHLTLVAFPFLKISKKGPEQTAQEIGEWLKANSTEVTDFNVVKGFLNLEINSSSWIDLLSEINSDPNYGTVQPTDNSPLVMIEYSSPNTNKPLHLGHIRNNLLGFALAEVLKANGNKVKKTNIVNDRGIHICKSMLAWKKWGKRVKIGDDMVYETPENSGKKGDHLVGEYYVLFSNELKKEVDNYYNDINNKIICFNKKIQSAIKHNLESIKINQERLKEKERSLDYQNFEVYFKFPIAQEVEILAETTRDSQNWDIFFKRLPTVVSIDNELKKYLDFFSPLKETLDFIAELTQGIKDIIERNCPLMENAREMLRMWEAGDTETVELWKMMNSWVYAGFDETYKVLGVDFDKIYYESETYIDGKEKVLEGLEKNIFYKKEDGSVWVDLSAEGLDQKLLLRGDGTSVYITQDIGTAEQRYEDAIKEGQPIDKMVYVVGNEQNYHFQVLSIILDKLGFQFGKDLVHFSYGMVELPKGMGRMKSREGTVVDADDLVEEMINTARETSDELGKLDNCTEEEAANIARIVGLGALKYFILKVDPKKNMVFNPAESIDFNGNTGPFIQYTYARIQSVLRKAAEQGLVIPDTLAPNTVLTDKEIALIQLTAEYASTLKQAGDEYNPALIANYVYELVKEYNQFYHDHSILKEEDKDIKYLRLTLSANVAKIVKNAMQLLGIEVPDRM, encoded by the coding sequence ATGAAAGTAGAACAAACAATACTTGCAAGTATTATTTCAGCAATCAAGAATTTATATAATACAGAAGTAGACAGCTCTTTGGTTCAACTCCAAAAAACGAGAAAAGAATTTAAAGGACACCTTACTCTTGTAGCATTCCCTTTTCTGAAAATATCAAAAAAAGGACCTGAACAAACTGCTCAGGAGATTGGCGAGTGGCTTAAGGCTAACAGTACCGAAGTTACCGACTTTAATGTTGTAAAAGGATTTTTAAATCTGGAGATAAATTCATCCAGTTGGATTGATTTACTTTCTGAAATAAATTCAGACCCAAATTACGGGACAGTACAACCGACAGATAATTCGCCATTGGTAATGATTGAATACTCATCACCCAATACTAATAAACCGCTCCATTTAGGTCATATCCGCAACAACCTATTGGGATTTGCTCTTGCCGAAGTACTAAAAGCAAACGGAAACAAGGTAAAGAAAACCAATATTGTTAACGACAGAGGGATACATATATGTAAATCGATGCTTGCATGGAAAAAATGGGGCAAGAGAGTCAAAATTGGCGATGATATGGTTTATGAAACTCCTGAAAATTCGGGAAAGAAAGGTGATCATCTAGTTGGTGAATACTATGTATTATTTAGTAATGAATTAAAGAAAGAGGTAGATAATTATTATAATGACATTAATAATAAAATAATTTGTTTCAATAAAAAAATTCAAAGTGCAATTAAGCATAATTTAGAAAGTATAAAAATTAATCAAGAAAGATTAAAAGAGAAAGAACGTTCATTAGATTACCAGAATTTTGAAGTTTATTTTAAATTTCCAATAGCTCAAGAAGTAGAGATTCTAGCAGAAACTACTCGTGACAGTCAAAATTGGGATATTTTCTTCAAACGTTTACCAACAGTTGTTAGTATTGACAATGAGCTAAAAAAGTATCTGGATTTCTTTAGCCCATTGAAAGAAACTCTCGATTTTATTGCAGAGCTAACCCAAGGAATCAAGGATATTATCGAACGTAACTGCCCATTAATGGAGAATGCTCGTGAAATGCTAAGAATGTGGGAGGCAGGAGATACCGAAACTGTAGAGCTATGGAAAATGATGAACAGTTGGGTATATGCCGGATTTGATGAGACCTACAAAGTATTAGGAGTTGATTTCGACAAAATATATTACGAATCTGAAACATATATAGACGGAAAAGAGAAAGTTCTCGAAGGTCTTGAAAAAAATATATTCTATAAAAAAGAAGATGGCTCAGTATGGGTTGATCTTTCGGCAGAAGGCCTTGACCAAAAACTACTTCTTCGGGGCGATGGCACATCGGTATATATAACTCAGGACATAGGTACTGCAGAACAACGGTACGAAGATGCTATAAAAGAAGGTCAACCTATCGACAAGATGGTTTATGTGGTAGGAAACGAACAGAATTACCATTTTCAGGTACTATCTATTATCTTGGACAAACTGGGATTCCAATTTGGAAAAGACCTTGTTCACTTTTCGTATGGAATGGTTGAACTTCCCAAAGGTATGGGACGCATGAAATCGAGAGAGGGGACAGTAGTAGATGCTGACGATCTGGTTGAAGAAATGATAAATACGGCACGCGAAACATCTGACGAATTAGGCAAGTTAGACAATTGCACAGAAGAAGAGGCTGCTAATATTGCCCGCATAGTTGGTTTAGGTGCATTAAAATATTTCATTCTGAAAGTTGATCCTAAAAAGAATATGGTATTCAATCCGGCAGAATCTATAGATTTTAACGGAAATACCGGCCCATTCATTCAGTATACTTATGCACGTATCCAATCAGTACTAAGAAAAGCGGCAGAACAAGGACTTGTGATTCCAGATACACTTGCACCAAATACAGTTCTTACTGATAAAGAAATAGCACTTATTCAACTTACAGCAGAATATGCAAGTACTCTAAAACAAGCCGGAGACGAATACAATCCTGCCCTTATTGCAAATTATGTGTATGAATTAGTGAAAGAATACAATCAGTTCTATCACGACCATTCCATCTTGAAAGAGGAAGATAAGGATATAAAATATCTAAGGCTGACTTTATCGGCAAATGTTGCTAAAATCGTAAAAAACGCAATGCAATTATTAGGAATTGAAGTTCCCGATAGAATGTAA
- a CDS encoding HU family DNA-binding protein → MNKTELINAISEKAGLSKVDSKKALDAFIETVGAELKKGEKIALVGFGTYSVSEKAARKGINPRTKATIDIPAKKVVKFKAGAELSDL, encoded by the coding sequence ATGAATAAAACTGAACTGATTAATGCTATTTCAGAAAAAGCTGGACTAAGCAAAGTGGACTCTAAGAAAGCACTAGATGCATTTATTGAAACAGTAGGTGCTGAGTTGAAAAAAGGTGAAAAAATTGCACTTGTAGGCTTCGGTACATACTCTGTATCAGAAAAAGCTGCAAGAAAGGGTATCAATCCTAGAACTAAAGCTACAATTGATATTCCTGCAAAAAAAGTGGTTAAATTTAAAGCGGGAGCTGAATTATCTGACCTGTAA
- a CDS encoding rhomboid family intramembrane serine protease has protein sequence MNQNRGGMFGSVPPVTLNLIIINVLFWLAQIVFANKGIDITTYLGLHYFKSDLFYPHQILTYMFLHDSSGITHLFFNMFAVFMFGRTLEMVWGGKKFLFYYIITGIGAALFNMLVVYFRINSVESGLSPEMLAEVYRNGAELISTGRNYADPLLGEFNGLLNQTMIGASGAVFGILVAFGMIFPNVELILLFLPIPIKAKYFVIIYGIAELFMGVWDRAGDNVAHFAHLGGLLTGFLLVLFWKRNNKRDGKFY, from the coding sequence ATGAATCAGAATAGAGGAGGAATGTTTGGGTCGGTACCACCGGTTACACTCAACTTGATAATTATAAATGTATTGTTCTGGCTGGCACAGATTGTATTTGCTAACAAGGGAATAGATATTACGACCTATTTAGGACTTCATTATTTTAAGTCTGACCTTTTTTATCCCCACCAGATTCTAACCTATATGTTCTTGCATGATTCTTCGGGAATTACACACTTGTTCTTTAATATGTTTGCCGTTTTTATGTTTGGACGAACATTAGAGATGGTTTGGGGTGGAAAAAAATTCCTGTTTTATTATATAATAACCGGTATAGGGGCAGCATTATTTAATATGCTGGTTGTTTATTTCCGTATCAATTCTGTGGAAAGTGGCTTGTCTCCCGAAATGCTTGCTGAGGTATATCGAAATGGTGCTGAGTTGATAAGTACAGGACGTAACTATGCTGATCCTCTATTAGGAGAATTTAATGGACTTTTAAATCAGACAATGATAGGTGCATCCGGTGCAGTATTTGGTATTCTGGTTGCATTCGGTATGATATTTCCGAATGTAGAGCTGATCCTTCTGTTTTTACCTATACCGATTAAGGCAAAATACTTTGTTATTATTTATGGTATTGCCGAATTATTTATGGGCGTTTGGGATAGAGCCGGAGATAATGTAGCCCATTTTGCTCACTTGGGAGGACT